From a region of the Methanolobus tindarius DSM 2278 genome:
- the gatA gene encoding Asp-tRNA(Asn)/Glu-tRNA(Gln) amidotransferase subunit GatA, whose product MAAWTDISGIRKKIADSSAEEVTASYIETIGKSKINGFTTLSDEAINTAREIDSKGHEGPLAGVPIAIKENISTKGLSTTCSSKILQGYVPPYDAHVIEKLKEAGAVILGKTNMDEFAMGTSTESSYYGPTFNPWDMDRVPGGSSGGSAAVVAAGEVPVSLGSDTGGSVRCPAAYCGVVGIKPTYGCISRYGLISYANSLEQIGPLATNVADIANIMDVVAGYDNRDSTSINRENTYSDALKDDVKYMKIGVPEEYFGEGIDEKVEKAVWDSIAKFEDMGATYEKVSMPHTKYALASYYIIAMSEASSNLARFDGTRYGYRADGENWHVMASKTRAEGFGPEVKRRILLGTYALSAGYHDKYYLKALKVRTLVKQDFDKALANVDVLMGPTMPAPAFKIGEKIDDPLSLYLADVNTVPINLAGVPSISVPCGLSDGMPVGLQIIGKHFDENTIIRAAYSFEQNTNHHTRRPPEVA is encoded by the coding sequence ATGGCAGCATGGACAGACATTTCAGGCATCAGAAAGAAAATCGCAGACTCTTCAGCCGAAGAGGTCACTGCCTCTTACATTGAAACCATTGGCAAGAGCAAGATTAACGGATTTACCACTCTTTCAGACGAGGCAATCAACACAGCCCGCGAGATAGACTCAAAAGGTCACGAAGGACCGCTTGCAGGCGTACCAATCGCGATCAAGGAGAACATTTCCACAAAGGGACTCTCCACAACCTGCTCATCGAAGATACTTCAGGGATATGTGCCACCATACGATGCACATGTCATTGAGAAACTCAAGGAAGCAGGTGCAGTTATCCTCGGAAAGACAAACATGGACGAATTCGCCATGGGAACTTCCACAGAATCTAGCTACTACGGGCCAACGTTCAACCCATGGGATATGGACAGAGTTCCCGGAGGTTCATCCGGTGGCAGTGCAGCAGTCGTTGCGGCAGGTGAAGTGCCAGTATCTCTTGGTTCTGACACAGGTGGATCAGTCAGGTGTCCTGCAGCATATTGTGGCGTAGTTGGAATAAAACCAACTTACGGATGCATTTCAAGGTACGGACTCATTTCTTATGCAAACTCACTGGAACAAATTGGTCCCCTTGCAACAAACGTAGCAGACATCGCAAACATAATGGATGTTGTAGCAGGCTACGACAACAGGGACAGCACATCAATCAACAGGGAGAACACTTACAGTGATGCCCTGAAGGACGATGTGAAATACATGAAAATAGGTGTTCCTGAAGAGTATTTCGGAGAGGGCATCGATGAGAAAGTCGAAAAGGCAGTATGGGATTCAATCGCAAAATTCGAGGATATGGGAGCTACTTACGAAAAGGTATCCATGCCACACACAAAATATGCCCTTGCATCATATTATATTATAGCCATGAGTGAAGCATCATCAAACCTTGCACGTTTCGATGGTACAAGATACGGATACCGTGCAGATGGTGAGAACTGGCACGTCATGGCATCAAAGACCCGTGCAGAAGGCTTTGGTCCGGAAGTAAAACGAAGAATTCTTCTTGGAACATATGCGCTTTCGGCAGGTTACCATGACAAGTATTATCTTAAAGCACTCAAGGTCAGAACACTTGTGAAGCAGGACTTTGATAAGGCTCTTGCAAACGTTGATGTGCTCATGGGACCAACAATGCCAGCACCGGCATTCAAGATCGGCGAGAAGATAGATGACCCGCTTTCACTTTATCTTGCTGATGTCAACACAGTACCAATCAACCTTGCAGGCGTACCATCTATCTCAGTTCCATGTGGATTATCAGATGGAATGCCTGTAGGACTTCAGATAATTGGTAAGCACTTCGATGAGAACACCATCATCAGAGCTGCTTACAGCTTCGAACAAAATACCAATCATCACACCAGAAGACCACCGGAGGTGGCATAA
- a CDS encoding helix-turn-helix domain-containing protein: MAMSNEDKEQRRQEWYERVKKEGKLKRDPKEEHDAKLKTLQNPVRRNIIKSLNKKKMTFDELKAEFNLDNMPLKLHLGMLEDILFVEKEDDTTYIITPRGEDYLEAADTNTETKDDLKKRWQEWHEKAEKEGKLKANPTEDHKAGLKAMQNPTRRHIVESLGEGKMTYDEVKEQFNLNDMQAKLNLDMLVDTLYIEKEDDTTYVLTPRGEAFLANVDHHHL, translated from the coding sequence ATGGCTATGTCAAATGAGGATAAGGAACAAAGAAGACAGGAATGGTATGAAAGAGTCAAAAAAGAGGGTAAGCTCAAAAGAGATCCAAAAGAGGAACATGACGCAAAACTGAAGACCCTGCAAAATCCTGTCAGAAGGAACATTATCAAAAGCCTGAATAAAAAGAAAATGACATTTGACGAACTAAAAGCTGAGTTCAATCTTGATAATATGCCACTGAAGCTTCACCTTGGAATGCTTGAGGATATTCTGTTCGTTGAAAAAGAGGATGATACAACTTACATTATCACTCCACGCGGCGAAGACTATCTTGAAGCTGCAGACACCAATACTGAGACAAAAGATGATCTGAAGAAAAGATGGCAGGAATGGCACGAGAAAGCAGAGAAAGAAGGCAAACTCAAGGCAAATCCCACAGAGGATCACAAGGCAGGTTTGAAAGCCATGCAGAATCCTACTCGCAGGCACATTGTTGAAAGTCTGGGTGAAGGAAAAATGACCTATGATGAGGTCAAGGAACAATTCAACCTGAATGATATGCAGGCTAAACTAAATCTTGATATGCTTGTGGATACTCTCTACATTGAAAAAGAGGATGATACAACTTACGTCCTCACACCCCGCGGAGAGGCATTCCTTGCGAATGTGGATCATCATCATCTATAA
- a CDS encoding transglutaminase domain-containing protein, with protein MKKSILLIFLIAILMFTVYAVYDEDDDSTTSFPSTSLEENVSDMGSEDAINAVLSNDLCENIIMDSVPCLQQETAGKKDLSDFLKAETPETTGVLRVQEYVTPYADAVQKYLKDEDLDDADEIYETAVSWIWVSDNTLNDQPDGWLTPTEFLQDTPDFDSNPMPGEIVSDCTEQANTLASLLIGSGEYDEETLRVVMGQVTSSNINGGHAWVEVYEDGEWFPVDATVGPYYDDDLGEVIYPDNYQDIDFDYFRNENYSVIEIWYYYNNEYILDVSSGTGDVPDNWYSVPSGYY; from the coding sequence ATGAAAAAATCGATACTTCTTATTTTCCTGATAGCAATACTGATGTTCACAGTTTATGCTGTATATGATGAGGACGATGATTCAACTACATCTTTTCCTTCTACCTCTCTTGAAGAAAATGTTTCAGACATGGGGTCAGAAGATGCAATAAATGCTGTTCTTTCAAACGATCTTTGTGAAAATATCATTATGGATTCGGTTCCATGTTTACAGCAGGAAACGGCTGGCAAAAAAGATCTCAGTGATTTTCTTAAGGCCGAAACTCCTGAAACGACAGGTGTTTTACGGGTTCAGGAATATGTAACGCCATACGCTGATGCTGTGCAGAAATATCTTAAGGATGAAGATCTTGATGATGCAGATGAGATCTATGAGACTGCAGTTTCATGGATTTGGGTGTCTGATAATACCCTGAACGACCAGCCGGATGGATGGCTCACTCCTACGGAGTTTCTGCAGGATACTCCAGACTTCGATTCAAACCCTATGCCAGGTGAGATAGTAAGTGATTGTACCGAACAGGCTAATACTCTTGCATCGTTACTGATAGGCTCCGGTGAATATGATGAAGAGACTTTAAGGGTTGTTATGGGTCAGGTGACCAGCAGTAACATTAACGGTGGACATGCATGGGTTGAAGTCTACGAGGATGGAGAATGGTTCCCTGTGGATGCTACAGTAGGTCCGTACTATGACGATGATCTTGGGGAAGTGATCTATCCTGACAATTACCAGGACATTGATTTCGATTACTTCCGGAATGAAAACTACTCTGTGATAGAGATCTGGTATTATTATAACAATGAATACATCCTTGACGTAAGTTCAGGAACAGGAGACGTACCTGATAATTGGTATTCTGTTCCTTCCGGTTATTATTGA
- a CDS encoding DUF4435 domain-containing protein, which produces MSMIEIHNDALKSTNVVYHEFLGHYKKESKIVYGFVEGRDDPSFYQRMDNFFPDQWKLQLYRPGNRDKVFEMHDTFDWKRFSTKRICFFVDRDLAEFLDNIGDVAENIFVTDDYSVENYIVNSETLEKILSEVMNVNLSGLEKEEIEKIHDIFNDNLIKFKEAMTPIMAQIILWKRKGCRLELDSIKPKDFFEFKNAYIFLKTQYETVDSRIEYIENCCNIKSDTPESISVVEKEFHEKDGAEKYIRGKFMLWFFYCCATTIHKSIPKISNKYKKPPKIILPWGPKNAITSIAPRIRMPDSLKNFIRNNYIEYIQEYESCISNT; this is translated from the coding sequence ATGTCAATGATAGAAATACACAATGACGCTCTCAAAAGTACAAATGTTGTGTATCACGAATTTCTGGGTCATTACAAAAAAGAGAGCAAAATTGTTTATGGATTTGTTGAAGGAAGAGATGATCCTTCTTTTTACCAAAGAATGGACAATTTCTTTCCAGACCAATGGAAATTACAATTGTATAGACCAGGAAATAGGGATAAAGTCTTTGAAATGCATGATACCTTTGATTGGAAACGATTCTCTACAAAGAGAATTTGTTTTTTTGTCGATAGAGACTTAGCAGAATTTCTTGATAATATTGGAGATGTTGCTGAAAACATATTTGTTACAGATGATTATTCTGTAGAGAATTACATTGTAAATAGTGAAACTCTTGAAAAGATACTTTCAGAAGTAATGAATGTTAATCTTTCTGGATTAGAAAAAGAAGAAATCGAGAAAATACATGATATTTTTAATGATAACCTAATTAAATTTAAGGAAGCAATGACGCCTATTATGGCTCAAATAATACTATGGAAACGCAAAGGATGCCGTTTAGAATTAGATTCAATTAAACCAAAAGATTTTTTTGAATTCAAAAATGCATATATTTTTCTTAAAACTCAATATGAAACAGTTGATAGTCGCATTGAATACATAGAGAACTGCTGCAATATAAAAAGTGACACACCAGAGAGTATAAGTGTAGTTGAAAAGGAATTTCACGAGAAAGATGGGGCTGAAAAATATATTCGTGGGAAGTTTATGCTTTGGTTTTTTTATTGCTGCGCAACTACTATACATAAATCAATTCCAAAAATCTCCAATAAATACAAAAAACCGCCAAAAATAATACTCCCATGGGGACCAAAAAATGCTATCACTTCAATTGCACCAAGAATCCGAATGCCAGATTCACTGAAGAATTTTATTCGAAACAACTATATTGAATACATACAAGAATATGAATCGTGTATTTCAAACACTTAA
- a CDS encoding class I SAM-dependent methyltransferase produces MWSDTGISHVKRLSASHSTLEYPRFAITSATSLPFSNESFDMVVMQAFLMIIVSKEDRSYIIHSFISIWLISGRPDIRRPVMNVTSETCW; encoded by the coding sequence TTGTGGTCTGATACTGGAATTAGCCATGTAAAGCGTCTTTCAGCTTCACATTCTACATTAGAATATCCTCGGTTTGCCATAACATCCGCAACATCCCTTCCGTTTTCAAATGAGAGCTTTGATATGGTTGTGATGCAAGCCTTCCTGATGATCATAGTCTCAAAAGAGGACCGCTCCTACATCATCCACAGTTTCATCTCCATCTGGTTGATTTCGGGCAGACCTGATATTCGTAGACCTGTCATGAACGTTACATCAGAGACCTGTTGGTAA
- the gatB gene encoding Asp-tRNA(Asn)/Glu-tRNA(Gln) amidotransferase subunit GatB produces MVYENPDGIRIGLEVHVQLNKLKTKLFCGCSTEYHDSEPNTHVCPVCLGLPGSLPVLNEKAVEFAIKVGLALNCNIVEQTQFHRKNYYYPDLPKNFQTTQYDFPIAANGKIIIEGEDGEHIVGITRAHIEEDPARLQHMGTIDRSKGTLINYNRSGMTLIEIVSEPDMRSPKEARRYLEKLRSILDYLGVFDGDLEGAMKADANVSVFWGDRVEVKNISSFKGLERALVYEIMRQKNHIRRGGEIVMETRHFDEARGVTISMRTKEEEHDYRYFPEPDLVPLRVADWVPDVRKTLPELPDAKRERFMEQYGLGETHARALTTEIKVANFFEEVASKVDPKDAAVWVSDILKGELNYRELSINAFTVEDIVAVVGLVTGNKITEQSGVEIIRTVLDDGGKPQDIVEKKGLLKVEDDIVAKAVEEAVAENPEAVADYLGGKEKSLNFIVGKVMQKTKGRADAREAREKVLAKLNE; encoded by the coding sequence ATGGTATACGAGAACCCTGACGGAATCAGGATTGGACTTGAGGTTCACGTACAGCTGAACAAGCTCAAGACAAAGTTATTCTGCGGATGTTCCACAGAGTACCATGACTCGGAACCAAACACACATGTATGTCCTGTTTGTCTCGGACTTCCAGGTTCGCTGCCAGTCCTTAATGAGAAGGCAGTGGAATTTGCCATAAAGGTTGGTCTTGCACTTAACTGTAACATAGTGGAGCAAACCCAGTTCCACAGGAAGAACTACTACTATCCTGATCTTCCAAAGAACTTCCAGACAACGCAGTACGATTTCCCAATCGCCGCCAATGGAAAAATTATCATCGAAGGCGAAGACGGAGAACACATAGTTGGAATTACCCGTGCACATATTGAAGAAGACCCTGCAAGATTGCAGCACATGGGTACAATTGACAGGTCAAAGGGTACACTCATCAACTACAACCGTTCAGGTATGACACTTATTGAGATCGTCAGTGAACCTGATATGAGAAGCCCAAAGGAAGCAAGACGCTATCTTGAGAAACTCAGGAGCATCCTTGATTATCTTGGTGTTTTTGACGGTGACCTCGAAGGTGCAATGAAGGCCGATGCAAACGTTTCCGTATTCTGGGGAGACCGTGTTGAAGTTAAGAACATCTCCTCATTCAAAGGTCTTGAGAGAGCTCTCGTTTATGAGATAATGAGACAGAAGAACCACATCAGACGTGGTGGGGAAATCGTCATGGAAACAAGGCACTTCGATGAAGCAAGAGGTGTAACAATTTCCATGCGTACCAAGGAAGAGGAACACGATTACCGTTACTTCCCGGAACCTGACCTCGTGCCACTTAGAGTTGCTGACTGGGTACCAGACGTACGCAAGACGCTGCCGGAACTTCCTGACGCAAAGAGAGAGCGCTTTATGGAACAATACGGCCTTGGTGAAACTCATGCAAGAGCACTCACAACCGAGATCAAGGTAGCCAACTTCTTTGAAGAAGTAGCATCAAAAGTCGATCCGAAGGATGCAGCGGTCTGGGTTTCTGATATCCTCAAGGGCGAGCTTAACTACCGTGAACTTAGCATCAATGCATTCACAGTAGAGGACATTGTTGCTGTTGTCGGGCTTGTAACAGGTAACAAGATCACTGAACAGAGTGGTGTTGAAATCATCCGTACAGTCCTTGACGACGGTGGAAAGCCACAGGATATTGTTGAAAAGAAAGGACTTCTTAAAGTGGAAGATGATATCGTTGCAAAGGCAGTAGAAGAAGCAGTTGCAGAGAACCCTGAAGCTGTGGCAGACTACCTTGGAGGAAAGGAAAAATCCCTGAACTTCATCGTTGGTAAGGTCATGCAGAAGACAAAGGGACGTGCTGATGCCCGTGAAGCAAGAGAAAAAGTACTTGCAAAATTGAACGAGTAA
- a CDS encoding DUF3795 domain-containing protein: protein MFESRCGVLCDSCERKEQVSCTGCLTMEKTFWGGECGVKTCCEAKELGHCGECEIFPCEMLSNMGKEQGFDPLIKIEQCRIWANEEEI from the coding sequence ATGTTTGAATCAAGATGCGGAGTACTTTGTGATTCATGTGAGCGCAAAGAACAGGTTTCATGCACAGGATGCTTAACCATGGAGAAAACATTCTGGGGAGGAGAATGTGGTGTAAAAACATGTTGTGAAGCAAAAGAACTCGGTCATTGTGGTGAATGTGAAATATTTCCCTGTGAAATGCTCTCCAATATGGGAAAAGAACAAGGTTTTGATCCATTGATCAAAATTGAACAATGTAGAATATGGGCCAATGAAGAAGAAATCTGA
- a CDS encoding ATP-binding cassette domain-containing protein, with protein MLEVQNIVKEYQLNGEKKRVLDNVSFNVADGEIIGITGKSGSGKTTILKILRGIEDFDSGYFELNGERIEPNPEREKVKFLTRNSAIHLQRNFGLWNGPAIENIVRRLNFLAEGHEGLPEPESLHYEGIYEEAMYYMSLVRLEHKAKHSSNLLSGGEKQRLILARQLAAKPKLLLLDEPVTMTDPGTKQEMLDVIKDIRKELNIPIIVVSHLPEIHLYLADRVVYLEEGKVVETGEAKDVLKHFLKDIKEQTPLAEITSKEPVIKVRGLSNRFALLRVGEVLKFEDLSLDINKGEITALIGPSGSGKTTLLKMIEGLRVPKEGEITYLHEGKWLNIIDFTIQRLDLRRKMSTMHQEFTLSPHSTIRDQLAFKLRLKGEGSLDYARQKAAEFGISDEKLDTLYRITEVTEEEKDKTLREIGLSVDVYAKLFPTITKGTVDTQAAEIFETLDLPMSILDKTPYQISGGEHVRAYIALALVTSPEILMLDEPFGDLDPVTLRDVTNSLKNINRKFGTTIVFVSHHTDFVREAAHRAILLDDAEITMDGNPDDVCQKLIEMSHAKYLEHDLHELVDN; from the coding sequence ATGCTTGAAGTGCAGAATATCGTAAAAGAATACCAGTTAAATGGTGAAAAAAAAAGAGTTCTTGACAATGTCAGTTTTAATGTTGCAGACGGTGAGATTATTGGAATTACCGGAAAGAGCGGCAGTGGGAAAACTACTATTTTGAAGATACTTCGTGGTATTGAGGACTTTGATTCCGGGTACTTTGAGCTTAATGGTGAAAGAATAGAACCAAATCCCGAAAGGGAAAAAGTCAAATTCCTGACACGTAACAGTGCTATACACCTTCAGCGCAATTTCGGGCTCTGGAACGGACCTGCTATTGAAAACATTGTACGTCGGCTGAACTTCCTGGCAGAAGGCCATGAAGGATTACCGGAACCAGAATCACTTCATTATGAAGGGATCTATGAAGAAGCAATGTACTACATGAGCCTTGTCAGGCTTGAACATAAAGCAAAACATTCATCCAACCTGTTAAGTGGTGGCGAGAAACAGAGACTCATACTTGCCCGCCAGCTTGCAGCAAAACCAAAACTTCTACTCCTTGACGAACCGGTAACAATGACTGACCCCGGTACTAAACAGGAGATGCTTGATGTAATAAAAGACATCAGAAAAGAACTTAATATTCCTATTATTGTTGTTTCACATCTTCCGGAAATCCACCTTTACCTTGCAGACAGGGTTGTTTACCTTGAAGAGGGAAAGGTCGTTGAAACAGGAGAAGCGAAAGATGTGCTGAAACATTTCCTCAAAGATATTAAAGAGCAGACTCCTCTGGCAGAAATTACAAGCAAAGAACCTGTTATAAAAGTAAGAGGACTTTCAAACCGTTTTGCACTCCTGCGTGTAGGAGAAGTCCTGAAATTTGAAGACCTTTCCCTCGATATTAACAAGGGAGAGATTACTGCACTTATCGGACCATCAGGTTCCGGAAAGACAACATTGCTTAAAATGATAGAAGGCCTCAGGGTCCCTAAAGAAGGAGAAATAACTTACCTGCACGAAGGAAAATGGCTTAACATTATCGATTTTACTATACAGCGCCTGGATCTTCGCAGAAAAATGAGCACTATGCATCAGGAATTCACACTATCACCCCATTCTACAATAAGAGATCAGCTTGCTTTTAAACTTCGTCTGAAAGGCGAAGGTTCTCTGGACTATGCAAGGCAAAAAGCTGCTGAATTTGGGATATCTGATGAAAAGCTCGATACTCTTTACAGAATTACAGAAGTTACCGAGGAAGAAAAGGACAAGACACTTCGTGAGATTGGTTTGTCCGTAGATGTTTATGCAAAACTCTTCCCTACAATCACCAAAGGTACAGTTGACACACAGGCTGCAGAGATTTTTGAAACCCTTGACCTTCCAATGTCAATTCTGGACAAAACACCATACCAGATAAGTGGTGGAGAACACGTCAGAGCTTATATCGCACTGGCACTTGTTACAAGTCCTGAAATACTCATGCTTGACGAACCATTCGGTGACCTTGACCCAGTAACACTCAGGGATGTGACCAATTCCCTGAAAAACATTAACAGGAAATTCGGCACTACAATTGTGTTTGTAAGCCATCACACCGATTTTGTGAGAGAAGCTGCACATAGGGCCATTCTTCTGGATGATGCAGAAATTACAATGGATGGAAATCCTGATGATGTTTGCCAGAAGCTCATAGAAATGAGCCATGCAAAATATCTCGAGCATGACCTGCACGAACTTGTAGATAATTAA
- a CDS encoding YkvA family protein — MGIITFILKAILKERFYKLQLHTKTLSIASKRSDLPIYTRLLAAFVTIYILSPIDLIPSFIPVIGVMDDIILIPLALILAIKMIPRPIMNECRHMAECELSAKTSSGSAS, encoded by the coding sequence GTGGGTATAATAACATTCATCCTGAAAGCAATACTAAAGGAACGTTTTTACAAATTGCAATTGCATACAAAGACATTATCCATTGCCAGCAAACGCTCTGACCTGCCAATTTATACAAGGCTGCTTGCAGCTTTTGTCACCATCTATATACTAAGTCCAATTGACCTGATTCCAAGTTTTATTCCTGTCATTGGTGTTATGGATGATATTATTCTTATTCCTCTGGCACTGATACTTGCTATCAAGATGATTCCCAGGCCGATAATGAATGAGTGCAGGCACATGGCAGAATGTGAACTTTCTGCTAAGACCTCATCTGGTTCTGCATCTTAA
- a CDS encoding class I SAM-dependent methyltransferase → MSKHENPWMDVEGEDIPATIKLDPVLFRYTHPNAHVLDVACATGKVTIELASHGFPVTSIDINHDALEMTAKAVLDNEIQIIPAFARATALALPFADGIFDVVIMQAFLTVVVSTEDRSKIVREACRVLKPDGHLYIADFGQTWHLDIYRERYLRDLPVTREEGSFLAYDEKTGEFAYTAHHFTEKELVFLLIENGFEVEFFKRDTFVTRTGNRVNGFVVVGKKRKKMKNQ, encoded by the coding sequence ATGAGCAAACATGAAAACCCGTGGATGGATGTTGAAGGTGAGGATATTCCGGCGACAATCAAACTTGATCCTGTTCTTTTCAGGTACACACATCCCAATGCTCATGTTCTTGATGTTGCCTGCGCAACAGGAAAAGTGACCATTGAACTGGCATCACATGGATTTCCGGTCACAAGCATCGATATTAATCACGATGCTCTTGAAATGACTGCAAAAGCTGTTTTAGATAATGAAATTCAGATAATTCCTGCATTTGCAAGAGCCACAGCCCTTGCTCTTCCATTTGCAGATGGGATTTTTGATGTTGTTATAATGCAGGCTTTCCTCACGGTTGTGGTTTCAACAGAAGATCGCTCAAAAATTGTACGTGAAGCCTGCCGTGTTCTTAAGCCGGATGGTCATCTCTACATTGCTGATTTTGGACAGACGTGGCATTTGGATATCTATCGGGAACGTTATCTCAGGGATTTGCCAGTGACAAGGGAAGAAGGTTCATTTTTAGCTTATGATGAAAAGACCGGGGAGTTTGCTTATACTGCCCATCATTTTACTGAGAAGGAGCTTGTTTTCCTGCTGATCGAAAATGGGTTTGAGGTTGAGTTTTTCAAAAGGGATACATTTGTGACAAGAACCGGAAATAGGGTAAATGGGTTTGTTGTGGTGGGAAAAAAGAGAAAGAAGATGAAAAATCAATAA
- the gatC gene encoding Asp-tRNA(Asn)/Glu-tRNA(Gln) amidotransferase subunit GatC, whose amino-acid sequence MITKEEVEHVGWLARIEIDAQESDAYAEKLNSVLGYFGQLDEVDTEGVEPTYHVADIVNVFRKDEVTESMPQEDVLANTEHKQEGNFKTPKIM is encoded by the coding sequence ATGATCACTAAAGAAGAGGTAGAACACGTAGGCTGGCTCGCACGTATCGAGATTGATGCACAGGAATCCGATGCGTATGCTGAGAAGCTCAACTCCGTACTGGGATATTTCGGGCAGCTCGATGAAGTGGACACCGAAGGCGTAGAACCCACATACCACGTAGCGGACATTGTTAACGTGTTCAGGAAAGACGAAGTCACAGAATCGATGCCACAGGAAGATGTGCTTGCAAACACCGAACACAAGCAGGAAGGCAACTTCAAGACTCCGAAAATCATGTGA
- a CDS encoding 50S ribosomal protein L40e, producing the protein MARFPEAENRILIKKICMDCNARNAVRATRCRKCGGKSLRMKSKESKGG; encoded by the coding sequence ATGGCAAGATTTCCAGAAGCTGAAAACAGAATACTGATTAAGAAGATCTGTATGGACTGCAATGCCCGCAATGCAGTACGTGCAACAAGATGTAGAAAATGCGGCGGCAAAAGCCTGCGCATGAAATCCAAGGAATCAAAGGGTGGCTGA
- a CDS encoding geranylgeranylglyceryl/heptaprenylglyceryl phosphate synthase — MQVEEYLDKIAESEGTVHLTLIDPASQTPDQAAEIAHAAALGGTDAIMVGGSTGAGGVLLDQTLLKIKEKTDKPTILFPGNASGVSKHADAIFFMSLLNSRDINYITTNQAMGAPVVYKSGIEPISMAYIIVEPGGTVGWVGDAKLIPKRKPELAVAYALAGKYLGMHYTYLEAGSGADSPVTPEMIGAVKHVLGNNKLIVGGGIRDGETAKMCALAGADMIVTGTILEESSNVTAKIEELVSAIKK; from the coding sequence ATGCAAGTGGAAGAGTACCTTGATAAGATCGCTGAAAGCGAAGGTACAGTTCACTTGACACTTATCGACCCGGCATCACAGACTCCGGATCAGGCTGCAGAGATAGCTCATGCAGCTGCACTCGGAGGAACAGATGCTATAATGGTCGGTGGTTCCACTGGAGCCGGAGGAGTGTTGCTTGATCAGACGCTCCTTAAAATAAAAGAGAAAACAGATAAGCCTACAATATTATTCCCGGGAAATGCATCTGGTGTCAGCAAGCATGCTGATGCTATATTTTTCATGAGCTTACTCAATTCCCGAGATATAAATTACATCACCACCAATCAGGCAATGGGTGCCCCGGTTGTTTACAAGAGTGGAATTGAACCCATCTCCATGGCATACATTATAGTAGAACCAGGAGGAACTGTTGGATGGGTAGGTGACGCTAAGCTCATACCAAAACGCAAACCGGAACTTGCGGTGGCATATGCACTGGCAGGAAAATATCTTGGTATGCACTATACGTATCTTGAAGCAGGATCTGGTGCGGACTCACCAGTAACTCCGGAAATGATAGGTGCTGTCAAACACGTCCTTGGAAACAACAAGTTAATAGTTGGCGGGGGAATACGTGACGGTGAGACTGCAAAAATGTGCGCCCTTGCCGGAGCGGACATGATTGTTACAGGAACTATTCTGGAAGAGAGTTCAAACGTCACTGCTAAGATAGAAGAGCTGGTTTCAGCCATAAAGAAGTAA